The genomic stretch GTTATTATGGATGTTACAGTGCTATAAGGGAGGCAATTGACTTTCCTGTTCTCTCTGGAGCAATTCTCTTTGAATTCAAAACTCTTAATATAgatgcatttttgtttctttttatacaTGGAACTTACTGAAGATTCCCTCTAACATCTCTATTCAGCTGTAAGAGAAGTCGATTTTTGTCTATGCCTGTAACTATTATACAAATCTGTGCTCAGAATTGTTAGAGATAATGGATACTCAGTGGGGCATTCCCAAAAGTGTTACCAGTGTGAATGGCATAATGTGGACAATGCAGTGTTTAACAGCAATTGCTATTTCCAGGGCTGCTTTGAATTGCTGCTGTAATAAATGGCCATTCAGCACATACCCAGCTAAAAGCTGAAGAGCTCACCCACCCGAGTTCCACAAAGCAGGAAGGCTTGGAAGCAATTAGCCGGAAAAGCTTTGGTGGACTGGGATCAGTGCTGTGCAGCACCCTTCCAACACTGTGCAGAGGTGTGAGTCATGCAAGGTGGGAACCATGACTGGTACCTTCTCTGGAATGAACCCTACAACATCTTTGTGAATCTGTGCTACGGAAGTGACCTAATGGAGTGGTGGGGGAAAAGGGCTGGCATTTCCTGCATGGGAATCCAGTATTCCCATTTCCTGTAAAGCTAATGGAGTTGGGCCAAAGGCAGAATTCCTCGTGAACCAGAGAGCCTAGAGATGTTTATGAACAGCAAAACTACagcctcacagtgaagaaattcctaatatctaatctaagtctaccctctgtcagttaaaagccattcccccttgtcctgccatATGACAAATGACCTGGCACAAATCTCCTTTTTTCCACCagagattagacattagggagaagttcttctctgtaagggtgctgaggcgctggcacagggtgcccagagaagctgtggctgccccatccctggcagtgctcaagaccaggttggacacaggggcttggagcaagctgctccagtggaaggtgtccctgcccatggcaggggttggaactggatgagctttaaggtccttcccaacctaAATCATTCTTTGATTCTACAATTCCATGATTCAGGCAGCCAGCAAGGGACAGCAGGTTGTTGGCAGCATTGCATCCTGATGGTGCAGACCTCGGGACTGCCTTTtcaacagcagctctggaagTACACTGAGTGGTTGTAACGACTCCATATTTTATGACTCTAACTTCAAACAAATTAGAGTTTAAAAGTTACTGTAATTAACCTGCAAGTAAATACATTCATACAGTAGTTAGGAGTTCCAAATCCGTGACCTGAGGCGACTCGTGTTTTGTTCATAGCTTTGCAAACAGTGAAGAAGAAACTGATACCTCCCATGTGGTGTGGAAAGCAAACTGCATGCCCTTCCTGTTCCCCAAGGCTGGCCTTGTGGGTTCCACACCTCTGCTCCCAGCAAGGTGGAAGTCAGGAAGGTGATTTTGGGAAGAGAAGGGTGTCCTGTGAAGCCCCCTTCACAGCCAGGGCACCTGCACTCACGGACTGTATCTGCACCCAGCTGCCCATGAAGCAAATACTGCTTCAGCCCAgtacaattaaaaccaattaaacacagaataatttaaaaccCCGTTTTATTTAGACAAACACAAGAGTCAGATAGGATTTATGAGCTCAGGTTTTTTGGTTGGACAGCCAATATGTACTTTAAAGCATCGCAACAAACCGAGAAGACACAGTCTTGAACAGTGTGTTGCAATAATGTGGAGAACTGCGTGAGACAGACTTTTGTAAACCAATTACTCCCCATCCACTCAGAGACAGATAACCCCCAGACAGAATTCCTTTTCATCCCAGTGCTTGGAACGATGAAGATGAAATGTGATTTTCCCTTCTAACAACCACTCcaaacagcaaaagaagaaaaagcctgTGTTTCTCTGTTATGGAAAATAGGTCTTGGCATGCTGGAACCTCTGTATTTCTACCCCAAATGCCctatttttaaaggaatgaaTAATGCAATCGTATTATCTGAGTTATGGTTTCTTTCCTGCctcatttgctgtgttagtACAAGAACAACTGTTCTCTGCAAAAAGAGTGATCTTCAGACATCTCATCCAAAACCTTTCAAGTCACTGGGAATGAGCtgaaaggaagaagtcccaCGGACCCACAGGCAGATTCCCGGCTCATTGCCCAAtgacacagagctgcagttccATCTCTTctcagacagaaaggaaaactctCCTCCAGGTAGGAGGTCAACTGTACGGCATATAGTTTTCAGGTCACAAGCCAGATAGGAGAGTAAAACATGGGGCAAACAGGGCACAACTGAGTCGAAGGAGTGAATTCAGAGCAAACTCAGAGCCAGGAGACATCTTCACTGGCGAGCATCCCTGGGATTTGAAAAATCCATGTTCACCATCACCATCAGCAGAAACAGGATAACAGCAGTGGTAAGGAGTGCTCCCAAGCCCTTGAGAATTGCGACATGTGCTAACAAGCCAAACATCAGCGAGGAGTGCTTTAAAAACCAACTCAGAGTAGAATCTGGAGGGAATTAGCACAGGGCATGTGTAAAGAGAGTCACTGTTCCCATCTCCGACACCTATAATTACATCTCAAATGTGCTAATAAAATCCAGcggctttttctctttgtcaaTGTGCCTTAAACATGCTGCTGTGCCGCTTAGAAATGAACTTTCTTACACTTGAAATCGCCATGCAACCACCAGAAGGGAGGGCGCTGAGACCCGCACCCGGCCCTGGGCTGTCCCGCCGCAGCCTCAGAGGTGCGGGGCGTAGAAGGGGCCGAGGAAAGCGGGGCCGAGGAAGGGCGTGAAGGCGCCGGCGCCCAGCGCGAAGGGGGCTGCCGGCGGCACCAGGACGTTGGCAGCGGCGTAGGAAGGGAAAGTCTGGAAGGGCAAAGCGCCGGGACCCGGCGGGCTGGGGCTGCCGCCGCCCgtcaccgccgccgccgccgtcggggatgaggatggggccGCCCCGTCGGCTCCTGGGTGCTGCTTCTTCCACTTGGTCCGCCGGTTCTGGAACCAGATCTTCACCTGCGTCTCGGTGAGGCTGAGGGACAGCGCCAGGCTGAGGCGCTCGCACACCGACAGGTACCGTGTGGCACGGAACTTGTTCTCCAGGGCCACCAGCTGCTCGTAGGTGAAGGCCGTCCGCGCCCGCCGCGGTTTACCGCACCCCGGCtcggcccgccgccgcctgccGCCCCGCGGCGAGCCCGGCTCCTCCGCCGAGCCCGGGCGAGCTCCGGACCCGCTGCCGTCCCCTGCCGGGCCCTCCTCGTCGCGCTCGGTGCCGCTCTCCAACGCGGGGTGCGCATCTAGGCGAGATGGCGGCGCTGGTCAGAGGGGTCTGCGCACCCTCCTCCCGCACCTCCCCACAGACACCCCTCGGGTCCCGGCTCTGCTCCTCCGACACCCCCCAGCGCCATAAAATGAGAGAAATCGTTAAAACAAGATAAAGGTGAGGCGAAGCCCCCCCTCGCGCTCCCCGCTGTGCCACCGCACccgcggcggggaggggggaagcGGCGGTATGGATTTCTTaccaattaaaaaagaagttattaaaGTCCCCCTTGTGAAGCGAAATAaatcccctcctccctcccactcCTCCCCAACCCCGCGCTAATGGAGTTTCAGATTTGCGAGGGCCGGATCGATAGATGTCATCTATTAAAGGTAAGTTTTAATCGAACAATATTAGGATCAGGCCGGGGGAAGGAGGTTTGAAGTGGGCACCTGCAAGCTGCGGGCAGGAGATAGGCGGGAGTCGGTAATAGGATATCGATCAACGGGAGCTCAGGCATCCTCCGGTGGGAACGGGCTGAGCAATTACCCAGCCGGCCCGCCGGGGCAGCCCACCCCTCCATGCCTATCCCCGGGCAACGGGGACCGGGGGCAAGAGCCGGGGCGGACATGAGGATGCCTCAGGAGCCGGGGCTGACGGACGCACACCGAGAACTTTTTCCCTTCGCATCATCCAGGCTTCAAATCCAGCTCCAGCCCGCCCTTCCCCCGCGCTGCGCATTCCATCCTCCTGCGGGAGACCCGCACTGGGATCCCGCACCGGGAGCGCACCCCGAGCGACCGGGAATGGGGATCCCGTCCGCCGGCGCCTCCACCTGCTCGCCCCGCCAGCACCGGCCGGAGAAACTCGAGCGCGTTCCTACCATGTGCCTCTAGTTTATTCTTCCCGCTGCCGAGAGCAGCAGCGTCTTTTCCTACTTCAACTCTTCCCAAACTTTCCTCCCGTTCGCCGGAGCGGGGGACGCTGCCCCAGCTCCCCGCGGCCGGTTCGCGTCTCCTGCTGAATTTCTGAGGATCCAGGATGTCTAAGATGGAGAAGGAGATTTTATGATGGATGGGGGCCGCCTTGCCCCCGCGGTCCGGGCATTCCGGCattccccccccaccctccaCGCTTCCCGGAGACCTGCTGGCTCCCAGCGCGGAGCCGGCGGAGGctgcgcggggccgggccgccTCCCGAGCCGCACGGCGGGGCGCTGGGCGCGGAGTGAGCGCCGGGGAGGAGGgtagggaggggaggggaaggtggtggaggcgggggggggggggggatagaGGAGGGGGCAGCGCAGCCATTGGCACGCTGCCCCCGAGCCCCCTCCCCGCCGGCTCCCTTCTTCcgtccctccatccctccatccctccgtCACTCCATCACTCCATCACTTCGTCCCTCTGGCTCTGCATCCCTctgtccctccatccctctgtccTTCCATCCCTCTGTCCTTCCATCCCTCTGTCCTTCCGTCCTCCCATTTGTCCATCACTTCATCCCACTGTCCCTCCATTACTCCATCCCTCTGTCCTTCCATCCTCCCATTCGTCCATCACTTCATCCCACTGCCCCTCCATTAGTCCATCCCTCTGTCCTTCCATCCGTCTGTCCCTCTATCCCTCTGTCCTTCCATCCTTCTGTCCTTCCGTCCTCCCATTCATCCATCACTTCATCCCACTTCCCCTCCATTACTCCATCCCTctgtccctccatccctctgtccctccatccctctgtccTTCCGTCCTCCCATTCGTTCATCACTTCATCCCACTGTCCCTCCATTACTCCATCCCTCTGTCCCCCATCCCTTTGTCCCTCAGTCCTCTCATCCCTCTGTCCTTCCATttctccatccctctgtcccTTATCCCTCCATCCTCCCATCCCTCTGTCTTCCCATCCTctgtccctccatccctccatccctccataCCAGCCTCACTGTGGCCAGGCTTTCCTGTTCCCTGCCGCAGGCTGGGTGAAAGGATGCGCCAGGGGCAGACAGGAGCTCTGGCCCCAGGGCCGGGTCCTTGGCCAGCAGAGGTGTGTCACTCACTGCTCATGGAGCCACTGTCCCCTTGGGTCCTTCTCCCACCCACACACTGACCTGCGTGCAGGCCCCAGCTCAGGAGTGGTCCTCAACCTCGTGCGACAAAGGGACAGAGAGAGGAGGGacagctcctgcatccctccGCTGCTCCAAGCAGACTCCAGGATCAAAGTGCTCTGCTCTTTCAGTCGGGAAATGTTTTTTAACTGTTCTCTAATTAGATAACTAGTATCTattttagattagatattaggaaacaatcttccctgtgagggtgctgaggtgctggcacagggtgcccagagaagctgtggctgccccatccctggcagtgctcaaggccaggttggacacaggggcttggagcaagctgctccagtggaaggggtccctgcccgtggcaggggttggagctgaatgagctttaaagtcccttcaacacaaaccaggctgggattctatgaaactaCAGAGAGAGATGAGCAACTCTTCATTTCGGGGCAGCTCAGGGTTGGTTTGTTTCAGACCCTGGGCCAAGGGCTGGCCTGAACTGAAACTCACTCAGTGAGTaggcagggaaactgaggcacgaaGTGCTGAAGAAGCACTTACCCCATGGGGCAGCCCCCTGACAGACCCTCCTTGCCTTGAGTGGAGATACTTCATTGTCTGTTCAACCTTGTAACTGGGACAGGGTGGGCAACAGCAGGGCCAGCCTctgccctgtgccagtgctgtggCCACTGGTAGCCAGCTGTGCTTATTATAAACTTGCTGGCAATGTATTTCTGCACATCTTTATCTGCTCAGGAGGaagcctttccttctccttagTGTCCCTGTTGGTGGTGTGAGTGAGGCTGAGGTGTGGATGAAGGAAGAGGCACTCTTTAGCTGGAGAAGGCAGCGCTGGGTGGgaatctgctgcttctgctttaccCCTAGGAAGAGGTGCAGGGCACAACCCTCCTCCTGTTACAGGtgacccagcagagctggggttcCTGTTTGCTGTTGCACACTGGCCTTAAGATAACAGGGAAACGAGAGGATGAGATGAAGATGTTCAGGGTGATGTAATCACAAgtaattcatagaatcccagactggtttgtgttgaagggacctttaaccttatccagctccaacccctgccacgggcagggaccccttccactgcagcagcttgctccaagcccctgtgtccaacctggccttgagcactgccagggatggggcagccacagcttctctgggcaccctgtgccagcgcctcagcaccctcacagggaagagcttctgcctaagagctcagctcagtctcccctcgggcaggttcaagccattccccttggcctgtccctacaggcccttgtcccaagcccctctccaggtttcctgcagcccctttaggcactggagctgctctcaggtctccccttcaggagccttctcttctccaggctgacccagcccagctctctcagcctggctccagagcagagctgctccagccctgggatCAGACTACAGACATTTCTGGTTGAGTTGCTGTGTCTGCAGGAGCTGAGAAGGTAAATTGCAGCACTGAATTCATTTGAGACGTCCAAACATCACCGGTTTAACACGTGCACACGCACCAGCACAGAAACGTGCTTGTGCAGAGGCACACATGGAATCCCCCACCCTCATGGATCAGCTTTAGCAGTCTGTTTGAAGTTGAGCCGTTTCCCAGCTCGAGCATTAAAATTCCACCCAAGTGCTGCCTTTAAATTGCTTTGATGCTAGGTGGGTTTCAACCCTGACCTGTCCTGATGGCAAGTGATGGCTGTAACAAGCTGTGGATCAATATTCATAGCGGGTGTCCTGGGCTGATAACACCATCCAAGACAATGTTCGCTATCGGTGGAGACAGCTGAGATATTGCACCATTAGGAATGTTGTTTTAAATAACCTGATCCATTTCTGGGTCTATTTAATGAATTTCACAGTTTAGATATTATCTTTAAGGGAAAGCCAGAGGCTATTCCAGAAGCAGTGATGCAAATCATTTGTGCCAAGGCTCCTTGGATTTTCTTAGAGTGCACTATAATTCCACTGCAGATCCTTATATATTCTGGGAATTGTGGCATGCTATTGATAATGTTAGCAATAAGAAAGCATTTGGACTTTATCGAGGGGGAAAACAGTATTATCTGTAAAGCTGCATCACATTTGATAACATCTTATCTGTGATTGTGAAAGTCTTTATATGGTGAGACAGTGgttttttctctgttgtctGTCTGTATGAAGTAGTGGACATGGATGAGAAGACGCCATCGAGGAAGGGCACGGCCCTGTCAGCATCCTCAGCCTTCTGCTGCCCTGTGGTAGGTGCCTTGCTCCCCAAATCCTACCCTGCTGCAGCCCACCCGCCCCAACCTCACTCATGTGAAGGTGCTGCTGAGGGTCAGGAGCCCCTCTAGGAGTGACAAAACCAGGGTGGATTTTGAGGAAGACATCCCCGTGGCTTGCCACAGCCTCTGGTCCAGGGGATGTCCATCCTCAGGGACAcgtcttccctgtgagggtgctgcggcgctggcacagggtgcccagagaagctgtggctgccccatccctggcagtgctcaaggccaggttggacacaggggcttggagcaagctgctccagtggaaggggtccctgcccgtggcaggggttggggctggatgagctttaaggtcccttccaacacaaaccaggctggggtccTGTGTGTCTGAGGTTATCAGACACCGCCCTCCTCGGACTACATTTCCCAGCAGCCCCCGCGGCTCGCTTTCTCTGCTCCGCACCTCCGTCGGGCTCGGTTCCTCCCGGCGTGCGGACCATGGCGGCCTGGTGGCGGGCGGTGCGGGGCGTGCTGCTGGACATCAGCGGGGTGCTGTACGACAGCGGCGGCGACGGCGGAGGGACGCCCATCGCCGGCTCGGCCGAGGCCGTGCGCAGGTGGGTGACAAGCGGGGCCCGGCCTGGCACTGACCCCCTCCACCGGAGGAGGCCGAGGCGCGGCCGGCGGCGTGAGGGGGGAAACACTCCAGACATGGCTCCGAACATCCACTGCGGGCCCGGCCCTGGGCTACGGAGCTGCACCAGGGGCGGCAGGATCAGCGTTACCCCCCCCGACTGCTCAGCCGCCTGTTCGCTGTGTGAAGTTGCCCAGCGAAGGGGCTGCTTTTAGGCATATTTAAGGTGGAGGGGGGGCGGCGGTTGCTGCGCTGATGGGGAAGGGAGCcctgagcagcacaggca from Lathamus discolor isolate bLatDis1 chromosome 3, bLatDis1.hap1, whole genome shotgun sequence encodes the following:
- the NKX1-2 gene encoding NK1 transcription factor-related protein 2, with the translated sequence MVRTPGGTEPDGGPGPGARAPVCPWRILSPSLRQGTGKPGHSEADILDPQKFSRRREPAAGSWGSVPRSGEREESLGRVEVGKDAAALGSGKNKLEAHDAHPALESGTERDEEGPAGDGSGSGARPGSAEEPGSPRGGRRRRAEPGCGKPRRARTAFTYEQLVALENKFRATRYLSVCERLSLALSLSLTETQVKIWFQNRRTKWKKQHPGADGAAPSSSPTAAAAVTGGGSPSPPGPGALPFQTFPSYAAANVLVPPAAPFALGAGAFTPFLGPAFLGPFYAPHL